The DNA segment TCATTATTTAAAATGCAAAAGATTTGACCCATTTACTGGAATAAGGAGTTTTAAATTGAGAAAACAAAGGTTTTTAAGTAATTTTCAAAATGGACAAAAAGGTGAAATTCTGGCCATCGGTGGGGGAAAAGGGGGAACCGGGAAATCTTTTATTACCTCGAATTTAGGAATTCATCTGGCAAAAATGGGAAACCGGGTCATCCTCATTGACGCGGATTTGGGATGCGCCAATCTTCATACCTGTCTTGGGATTGAACACCCCGAGCTTACCCTTTCGGATTTCATGCAAGGTAAGGTGGAACATATTAAAGAAGTGATCATTCCCACAGGAATTCCAAATCTCACTTTAATCAGTGGGGCAAAAGATTTTCTTGAAGTGGCCAACCCCCTTTATTCCCAAAAAATGCGCCTAATTCGGATGATCAATCAATTGGATTTTGATTATATTCTTCTTGATCTAGGCGCAGGGACATCATTTAATATTCTGGATTTCTTTTTGATCTCCGACAATGGAATTCTTGTGGTTTTACCCGAACCCACCTCCATTGAAAATGTTTACCGGTTCATTAAAGCCGCATTTTTCCGGAAACTGAAGCAACTGGTTAAAAATAAAGGCCTTCGGGAAATCATCACCACCGCAATGGATCAAAAAAACCAGAGGGGAATCAAAACCCCCCATGACCTCATCGAACAGATCGGGCAGATCGACGACCACCTGGGACGGAAACTTCAGCGGGAAATATACAGTCTTTCCCCAAAAATAATCGTGAACCAGGTCCGTTCTCCAGATGATATGGCTCTGGGATTTTCCATGAGGGGATGCTGTTCCCAATATTTCGGAATCAACGTAGAATACCTGGGTTATATTGACTATGACAATTGTGTATGGCAAGCCAACAAAATAAACCG comes from the Nitrospiria bacterium genome and includes:
- a CDS encoding AAA family ATPase — protein: MRKQRFLSNFQNGQKGEILAIGGGKGGTGKSFITSNLGIHLAKMGNRVILIDADLGCANLHTCLGIEHPELTLSDFMQGKVEHIKEVIIPTGIPNLTLISGAKDFLEVANPLYSQKMRLIRMINQLDFDYILLDLGAGTSFNILDFFLISDNGILVVLPEPTSIENVYRFIKAAFFRKLKQLVKNKGLREIITTAMDQKNQRGIKTPHDLIEQIGQIDDHLGRKLQREIYSLSPKIIVNQVRSPDDMALGFSMRGCCSQYFGINVEYLGYIDYDNCVWQANKINRPLVTESPYASSSRCIEKISHNLLKKEQLTLNGYFSPRVAYR